The following are from one region of the Candidatus Woesearchaeota archaeon genome:
- a CDS encoding MBL fold metallo-hydrolase — MKSQEIAKGIWKISGNSNAYIIKKREIAIDAGDYSERRDFEEEVRKIIPPESIRQVFFTHLHYDHVGNYALFSNAKLCASEEEIKFFEKDRLGALINIELSGKFSGKIFSAEKELEGSKFLKIIETPGHTGGSACYYMQKEKILFSGDTIFLRGYGRTDLPGGSIEKLRGSVRKIKGLEYRILFPGHDY, encoded by the coding sequence ATGAAATCCCAGGAGATAGCAAAGGGAATATGGAAAATATCAGGAAACTCAAACGCCTACATAATAAAAAAGCGGGAAATCGCAATTGATGCAGGTGATTATTCTGAGAGAAGGGACTTTGAGGAGGAAGTGAGAAAGATAATCCCCCCTGAGTCAATAAGGCAGGTCTTTTTCACCCACCTACACTATGACCATGTTGGAAATTACGCCCTGTTCAGCAATGCAAAGCTCTGCGCATCAGAGGAGGAGATTAAATTTTTTGAAAAAGACAGGCTTGGCGCGCTGATAAACATTGAGCTTTCAGGAAAATTCAGCGGAAAAATATTTTCAGCAGAGAAAGAGCTTGAGGGAAGCAAATTTCTTAAAATCATTGAGACTCCCGGGCACACAGGGGGCTCTGCATGCTATTACATGCAGAAGGAAAAGATTCTTTTTTCAGGAGACACAATCTTTTTAAGGGGATATGGAAGGACTGACCTTCCTGGCGGCTCAATTGAAAAATTAAGGGGCTCAGTCAGGAAAATAAAAGGGCTTGAATACCGGATTTTATTCCCGGGGCACGATTATTAA